The Festucalex cinctus isolate MCC-2025b chromosome 6, RoL_Fcin_1.0, whole genome shotgun sequence genomic sequence GCCTTCATCGGCCGCCACTGGAACTTCCTCCTGGGATCCAGGTGACTTGCCGTCGTGGGGTCTGGCTCGCCGGTCCCGGTCTGACGCGCTCTGGCCGCCCCCGGCAGGAAAAAGACGTCCACCTGGTGGAGCACGGTGGCGGGCTGCCTGTCGGTGGGCAGTCCCGCTTTCTTCCGCTCGGGGGCGCAGGAGTTCAGCGAGCCGGGATGGTGGAAGCTGGTCCACAACCGACCGCCCGTCCTGCGGGGCCACGCCCACAAAGCCGCCGCCGCCAAGCTGAAAGGTGAGCCCGCCTTTCCGACCTCAGCTTTCATTGGACAAGAAATGTTCATTTAGTTGTCGACTTTTGACTAAAATGATTTCAAGTTTTAGTCGTCTTTCGTCAATTTGACTTGCCTAAGTTGACAGTTTAGCCAATtcggtgttccctcgttttccgctggggttcggttccaaaaaatacacgCAAAAAATGAAATCTAAGAGTTAGCTTTATGTCAGGTTTGACaaaagctcgcgaggagagaggagaggaactgactgatccAATTCACGACTGCGCTCGCTGGAAAAAAATCCCCTTCCTCTCCTACTTCCATCCGTGTTCCAactctaataatgcaaatgcaaaacgtaGTCGGAACACTTGTTTGTCTCGATGTGAGTGGAGTACGTGTGTGctgaacagaaaacaggcgacctatCAGCAGACTGCCTGgaaccattctgctgccttACATGACATCTTGTGCTTGTGTTAAGATCACATATAGCGAGCACATGGGAATGTGAGTGCGGAGCAAAGCAAAGCGTTCTTCATTGCGGAAAAGGTTTGATCGCTTAcatttaccccgggttttcaccggatgcggttgcggtgcggtgcgtcttgactgcgtgctccggacgggtcaatttttttgtcaatccacaccggctccgcacagctgcggtccggcagctccgtcgccgcccacttcccaacgtgtctcgcgggaccgcgcgcgcgcgatcatgtggcatttcacaacgacaaacatacagaaagtctgctcaacagagaagcagaaagatatgagattccatgcagcatcctttttttggttgtccttgtaaagtatattaataacgagagtcgggtcagtgcgggtccactctttatttctgtcttccgcgtccggctgccgctcagtacggcaagcgagacgggcacaacaagcaatcgcgaacatcaaactcacaatacattacagtccttataaaaaggatgtgccgtgtcatatattattttgtggttttccacctccaatataaacctctcctcgtccatgttcgctggtgtctaaaccgtgaatgagcacatggcccggcgacgcccacgtcacgttttgctgaaaaacttgcgaaataggagctggcgagtattttattctgaaaggtaaccggaaatttattttgaaactgcctcggtcttcctgtcccgctcgatgtgttttgtgctagcttgccatttgccggaggcctaccgctgcggcgtccggcaaaaatagaaaataggtctatccttgcggaaggcttgcggcacgccgcaggccttccgcagtcgacacgcaacgcacccgcaagcggtgtaaactgcaccattcgaatgaatggaatctaattgcttgcgtcgccggaccgcaccgaaaccgcaaccggtgaaaacccggggttagaattACTCCAATTTGGAAGGCGAAAAAAGccctcacatttttttcacattttctcacatttcaacATTGTGTTAAAACCTTCATACGTTTTATGAAATAGCTATGTTACCGtgacaaaaaaatgcatgcaaaatctgCGAGTGAACCTCGCGATAACGAGGGAAGTTACTGTATCGTCGATATTTTCCTTGAgcgtacatttcaacttttagacAGAAAATGACAACACGCCTATTTGGATAACACGCAAGACGCGTTTCATACAACCGTTTTcgcctaaataaaaaaaaaagtgcgtctGAGatgaatcttacagctgcactaTCAATGCGTTtgattccttctgattggattgtgtgaattttcacgtTGGTTTttgtcattgacgaaattgtcagtgcATTTTAGTTAGCGTTTTTCGTCTCAATGATTGGATTCAATTTGAGTTCTTGTTTTGTCTGGAAAAGAAATGCGCACGATGAAAATGTGTTGATGGAGGCAATGGTCACTGGCAGGCGCGGCCTGCaaatcggcggcggcggcggaggcgggCGTGGCGGCGGAAGGCCTGCGCAAGCGCGCCGGCGCCGGCAGGAACCCGGTGGAGACGGCCATGCAGCTGAAGGAGAAACGCTCGCGCACGCAGGAGGCCAAAGACATCCGGCGGGCTCAGAAGGAGGCGGGCTTTGCCaaagcgggcggcggcggcggcgggcgcagCGCGGGGGCCGTCCGGCGGCCGGCCGACTCGCTCCTGGAAAAAGGCGAGGTGGTGGACTTCTCCTCGCTCAGCTCCTCGGACCGGACGCCGCTGAGCAGCCCGTCGCCGTCGCCCTCGCCCGACTTGTCGGCCCCCGGGACGCCCGCCTCCCACTCGGCCACGCCCAGCCTGCTGTCGGAGGCCGACCTCATCCCGGACGCCATGCCGCCGCAGGCGCTCTTTCACGGTAAGTTGCTGACGCCGGCCGGCGGCCATCGGAAACGTCGGCGCTTGGCATGGCCAAATGTGGCATTTGCGCCGCAATTTCGAAACGCCGACTCTATTTGGCTCCTTTTCTCATCCAATATTcaaacaactaaaaactttcacATGAAAAGAATTGATGGAGTTTCAGCGCcttcaaataatgtataaatccaatcatcaaatttgaccaattaacatgcaaaaaaagtaaaagtgagTACAAATGAAGAGAAAcggatggtttttttttttgttttgtttcccccaAGCCGaaatacacaacaaaacaaaacgaatgaAAGTATTTgcactcaaggtgtcagtttgtggaacaatctggattataaaaccaaatcatctcaagtcttatttgtattttttttctaactataTAAAAGTGTTACAACTGTTGGAAAACTATTTTTAGCACAAGGTGATGCTGTTGAATTATTTGGTTGAATTACTTTGAAAGCctctgaattttttttgccGTTGATTACAACTTTGACGTCTTTCtggcccctttttcttttcaagaatgacttttgttttgttttttggtgaatGAAATGGCTAATCGTCAGGAGATGTGCTTCAGAAAATGCTTTGATCTTGTGGGGACAATCAGCGCGATCCCATCAAGTGAAAAGGGCTGAAAAAGACGATGGCCGTTTGCAGACGGAGTTTGCGCGCGTCCCTCATCGACTCGTGTTTTTGAGCGCTGCAGATGACGAGGAGATGGAGGCGGACGCCATGATCGACCCCGGCATGGAGTACGCCCCTCCCCCTGCCGCCTCCGCGCGCAAGAAGCTCCGCCTGCCGCCGCCCCACATCAAGAGGGAGGCGGACAGCGACGACGataacgacgacgacgacgatgccGGCGCACGCCGGAGCCACTTTGACGACGCGGCGGGCCGGCGTCTCTCCGCCTCACACGACATTCCGGAGCGCAAGAGGGCAGCCCGCGGCGACAAGAGCCACGGGGCCCCTCCCCTTCCCCGCTACGCCCACGCGGGCCCGTACGAGGAGCGGGCGCTGCGGCGCCGCCTGGACGCCTGCCCGCTGGCGCTGGCCGTCACGCCGCAGGCCCGCCGCCTCCGCCGCAAGCTGATGGTGCGCCAGGCCAAGCGGCGGCAAGGGCTCCCCCTGCTGGACATCGACCGCGCGCTCAGCCTGGTGGGCGGGGCCTACGCCGCGCGACCGGCGGCCGGCGACGGGCGCGGCGCCGGCGGCCGGGATCTGCGCGTCTTGGACCGCTTCCAGGTAATGTTGGCCGCCCGACggctgatttcttttttttttttttttttttttttttttttttttttttttttttggcttgacgTGGGCCTGGCTTTGCACGGCTGTCCCGCGCAGGTGAAAGGTGGGGCCGGTCGCGGCTTGCCCTCGCCTCAGCTGTCCTTCTGCTGCCGCTTGACGGGAGCCGACGGCGCCTCGGAGCAAAGCATCAAGAGTCCGTACACGTCACGCCTCCTCAAAGCATTCATCAGGTACAAACAAGCACGCTTCACTTCCATTGACTCCAATTCAAGTTTTCGTCATCTGCTTGTATTTGACTTtgcatccaattttagtcgactaaattgacagttgagTGGATATTTTAGTTATCGTTCTAATGAagggcttctattttagtttttgtttcattttcaaaagGAAAACAATTGTTGAGAAATTTTTCATCACTGCAAACAAGCTCAGCTGACTTGATGCCagctctctgattggctgagcccAAGCACTTCACTCcaatcccacttttttttttttttttttttaaagggaagtTGAGTTCAAAACGTTGTTGATGTTATTGAGCGCTAGCCAAAAGGCGGCGTTGGCTTCAGATGAATTTTGTGTTCAGGGAATCGGCATCAAGTTCATTTCAGaggatttttttggtttgttttttttgccacttgctgtccaccaAAAATGACATGACAGCGCCTGACGGGCTCAGCTGCTCTCGTTTGCTAAACCGGCGCTTACGCTATTGACGAGTGAAGGCGCACTCGGTGACTCAACAGCAAACGAATCGGGCCCGTCCGTCAAGATCGGAAAGACGCCAACGCGGCCTCCAAATTCATATCAAACATTTGGAGCAATTTCATGAGTTTATTTGCACGATGCAGTGcagaattttcattttcacatcaCTAAATGGTCTGAGCAGGACGTTATTTGTCTTGCTTGCTAAAGCAGCTGACGTTTCTTGTCGTTGGACAACAACTTTGGAAATTTAGCGATCAAGTGGCAACACGTCGTACTCAAAttcaaaagcaaagcaaaaaaaaacaaccgctaaagaaagaaaatgtcagAGCagatacagggagtcctcgactGAAGGCGTTTTGACTACAACGGTTccgcccggtccgccattttggcccccttatccgccattttggccacagtgttttcccctcgtccgttATTTAGCTAACTTAGCTAgcgctagcgcttgtgcacttgtgggagtatttttgtcttgtttggCGTGCGGACGCGTTCTTGGTGGGGATGAATGAAGGCAAACGGCTGGCAAAGGTCAAGTAACTGTTGTCGTCAATTGTGTCCACTGGGGGGCGCTACTGACATTTTAGATTGCTGCGCTGCTGAAGAGGAAGTGGACGTTTGATAGTTTGCCCAATTTTGGGTCTTTCTCGTGACCCGTGGTCCCAATTTGTTGATTGCAAGCCGCACTTTTGCGGGCGTGTCGTTGCGGTGCCAGGCGCGACTACGAGAGCCGTCCCCCGAAGATGCGGCTGCTGGCGGAGATCCGGGCGCACGCCCACCGCCGGGAGCCCGGCTGGAGCCCGCAGGCCGACGCCCCCCTGGACTACTGCTACGTGCGGCCCAATCACATCCCCTCCGTCAACGCCATGTGTCGACACGCCTTCTGGCCAGGTAACGTTGACGCGCGCAGACGTGGGCCCCCGCCCGCGTGACCTTTGCCCCGCCCCCTCAGGAGTGGACCTGTCGGAGTGCCTGCAGTACCCCGACTTCAGCGTGGTGGCGCTGTACAAGAAGGTGGTGGTGGGCTTCGGCTTCATGGTGCCCGACGTCAAGTACAACGAAGCGTACGTCTCCTTCCTGCTGGTCCATCCCGAGTGGCGGCGGGCCGGCATCGGAACCTTCATGATCTACCACCTCATACAGGTGAGCGCCGGcccgaaacaaacaaacaaacaaacaaacaaacaaacaaaccacacCTTTCCTCTTGGCTTCCTTGTTTGGCTGCTCACCTGACTGATATTCATAAACTGCCATCATTTCATCATGTGcatattttaaagggatacttgactcattgagacatttttagcagtaaaaagttcccATTTTGTCTCTAATGAATGTGGTAACGTcgtcattatttttcctgtacaattaatacaattCTGTATtaatgctgtcgactgatgacatcacctgcgctgAGGAAGCAGGTCACGACCaattgttacctacttccttagcacaggtgatgtcatcatcagtcgacggcaagtagaaaaaaggaatgaattgtacatgaaaactaatgaagcGATCCAATTCATTctcgacaaaatatgaacttttcactgctgaaaattgttcaatgggtCAATTATCCCTTGAAGAAAATCCTCGCGTTACTTCCCTGGGGGGGGCGGGGCATGGGGGGAACCTCCACAAAATTGACTCCACAAATGTGATCATTGATTTGCATTTTACCtcgtaaatttatttatttgtattttttctgatTATTTCTGCaaatttaagagaaaaaaaatcaatatttcatTGGGGATGTTGTCATCTTTTGCTTGACTTCTCTGAAATTCACCTGCAACATCAAATGTTTGCAAtttgctcctcaaatgaagtcatCAACTGGCAAAAGTGCAACACAAAACCCACCAAAATCGTTGATGAGTATTTGAtatgtgctgtttttgttttgcgagACGTGCATGGGCAAAGACGTGACGCTGCACGTGTCGGCCAGCAATCCGGCCATGTTGCTGTACCAGAAGTTCGGCTTCCAGGCCGAGGAGTACATCCTGGACTTTTACGACAAGTACTACGCGCTGGACAGCGCCGACTGTCGACACGCCTTCTTCCTGCGATTGCGACGCTGACCCCGCCTccacgtccgtccgtccgtcttcatcttcatctgccAATAAAAAGTCAGTAAACACTCAagcgtttgttttttctccactCGTGTGTCGCTCACATGTACGCTGAGCTTGTTTAGCTGGGTgtaagccccgccccttccACGGCGTCCAGTAACGACATCATGGCGGCGcatccggcggcggcggccacgTCGTACGCCGTCAGGCCGTCTTTGTTCCGAATTGCGGTGCCGGCGTTGCAACTGAAAGGCAAACGTGGGCGGCACTTTTGTCACCTGGACTATTTATTTGCGCGGGCGGCCATTTTCATCAGGGCGGTCGTTATTGCGCCACATCCGTGAAACGGGCAAAAGCTACCTGAGGAGAACCCGCGCGCAGTCGAGACCTGGAGGTCCGAGCGCGGCGGCCTCGTGCAGCGCCGTGTTCTTCATTCTCAAAGGGGAGGAAGAGCACAGCACACGCATGGTAGTTAGTTAGCGCCAATGCTAACACGAAAGCCGTTCAAACTCTTCTTTCGTATCTTTAACAAGTGGCTAAGCCACTTTTGCTGCAATGAATATTTCAATTCCATGTGTTGATGATTGATCGTCACAGGCCAATCCTGTCGAACCCTCCACAAATGGCGGCGGACTTCAATTGTCAAAGTTGTACTACCACCATTcgccactagggatgtaacaataacagcaatatcgtgatattaaaactgccacaatatgttGTCattgtcatcatgtcacgatattaaaagcagcacatttgttaaaaaaaaaaaagtcaagatgatttccatttgtgcagttgtagcaccctctggtggcttgtttttgtagtgcagttgaattttgacgagggatgttttggcccttctatgtttcaaatggtcagatgaaggtgaacgGAATCTGCTTGTGAATATGGTCTGGTGACGTTAGTTGCACTTGTTTGCACGGAGAAAAAGCAAATCCCAGCATGcgatcattttcttttcttcaaatGAGAAATGAACGAGACATTTCTGCTGCATAACTGGCAACCGTTTTACCGCCGACCTTCCCGTACGCTAACGCTAGCGTCGCGACGGGCTCCATCTTACGGGCCAGATGTGCGGTCGACGTCGGCGCCGCGCTGCAGTAGAAGCGGGAGGACGGCGTGGTGCCCGTTGACGGCGGCGATGGTCGCGGCGGGACGGCCGTCGCCGGCGCAGCAGTCTGGGTCCGCCCCCTGGGGGACGAGGACGGGCAGTTGTTGGCGGGCGGTCGCCCGATCGCCCGCTACTCCTCACCTGATCCAGGAGCCGCTGGACGACGCCCACGCCACCGTGACCCGGGCCTAATTCCTGGAGCAGCTGGATGTCCCTTGCCTGAGAAAGGGGGAGGGGCCCGATGTCAGCGGACGTGCGTGCGAGTCGCACCGTCTCACCGCCACTCGCTTTGCTTCCACTTCCTGTCAGCGCacgcaaaaacaaaatcagagACGCTAACGACAAATGGCCAACGAGGTCACTGACCTTGATGAGCCGTCGCCATCTTGTGTGTGGCTTCGCCGGCGACCTGAGAAGCAAAAAGGAAGATAAGTGAAGGTGGCGTTGGCCCCGATGACCTTTGAACCGGCTCGTGGTCTCACGTTCTGTCGGACGAAGCCGAGCGTCAGGCTGACCTGCCCGGCGTCCTCCTCAAGCACGGCGGAGGTCATCTgagggaaggaggaggagacggGAAGTGAGCGCGCACTCACTTCCTGTCCGGCGCAGATGAGCGTACGCGGCCCAGGCGGGGCTCTCCCAGCAGCGTCCTGAAGGGGGCGTCGTTGTGGGTAAAACTCCTCAAGTGGGCGCACACGTGATCCAGCTGTTGCCTCCAGTAACCTGATGGACACGCCCACAACCACGTGACATCATGGTCTTACGTCATTGCCCTGGAGCGCGCTCACCTCTCCCCGGGCTGACGGCGGTGAGCGGCGGCCGCCCGCCGTCGGCGGACCGTTGCCGCGACTGCGCGTGGcgctcggcggcggcgctggcGGGGGGGCCGGCCAACGCGTCATCGGGAAAGCCTTTCGCTACCTGGGAAGTTGATGCGCTGATGTCATGGCAGGAAGTGGGCGTGGCGTCCAGGCAGGAGGCGGCACGGGGATCCTCGCACGCCGCTCGCTCGCGCTACAACACCACAACAAACATTTGTGGgattgtgcgtgcgtgcgtgcgcgcgcgcgagcgtgcgtgtgcgcgcaccTTTGCGCCACACCAGTCGCAGTAGCGAGCGTGTGCGCGGTTGGGCCGTCGACACGCGGAACAGGAAACGTTGCTCTCGTGTGATGAGTCCTCCTGGACACAAGGGGCGCTGTTCACctccacgcacgcacgcacgcacacctttTGTTGACATGTAAGTTGTGCGTTACCGCGTGGAGGTCCGTGTCGCACGTCAAACACGTTGACAGGTCCGCCGGGTTCCCTCGTCCGCAACACGCGCACAAAACTTGAGCCTGACACACAAGAATCCGTCATTGAGCGTGTACATTTGTTACGTTTGACGTGCACGTGTATACCTGCGGGCGGGGGCGGAGCTGCTGGAGAATGGGGGCGTGGCCCCTGGAACACACGCCGGCGTCGACTGGAAGTTGAGCGTCGCACCACACGCAAGTCGCCAGCTGACGCGCGCACACAAAAGCGTCGTCAGGTTTGGCGTCGCGCCGCAGTACCCGCCCTTCGCCAACAGGGCGGCGTTTGTTGCGTGCGGGCAAGGAGGCAAGTGAAGCGCCGCCCGACGTGCAGAAAATTGTCGAGCTGTTCCGAGGACACGCTGACAAACATGACACACCCGTGGTAGCGAATGCGTTTGTAAATGAGCCAAAATGGCGCATGGAGATTGCGTGCACACGCACGTGACCGTTTTTGATGTgaatgtgtgcgtttgtgtgttttgtgtcgGAGCGTGAGGCTCAACACGCTTTGCTTTCCAACAAAGCTGACGAAGGTCGTGATCACGTGTTTGCAAACGTGACAATTGCACAAAAGACACGACGCAACCGTTCAAAAACGGAAAGTAGTACAACAGTTGGCGGTTGGGGGGGAGGAGCTTCGTTTGGCCCGGCTTGTGACGGCGAGTCCGGCTGTCGTAAGTTTCATCCTGTTGCCAAGTCGGCGTCGGGACGCGCTCAGACAAACGAGAAGCACGCAAACGTAAAAAGACGACACGGCTCtcgtcttttgttttgtttgttttgttacctcGGAAACGCCGGCGGGTGGAGCCACGCGAGGACCCGGCAGGGGCCGCTGGCTGCCCGTCACCTTCGAGCCTAAACAAAGAAGACGTGACTAATTACTATTTACTAATTACTAATTGCTACTTGCTACTAGTTAGTGTGTGTACACGATCTGttatacaaggctcacgataacgattatcgatatattggtcaggtaataaatccacgataagctatgaaaaaatagttaaatttgatataaataatgaaaaaaaaaatcaaatattaaagAATACATAAAATCttctaaatgaaataaaataactaaatatata encodes the following:
- the kat14 gene encoding cysteine-rich protein 2-binding protein, whose translation is MDGSGGGAEDEAACTSASEGLEEGEVEGETLLIVESSERGSLDLSHEHSGDSLASDLAEEADGAWACHRLAFYCERCHKWIPAAHLHGDQPSYLKGDNFFKFVCRDCSEDGKETFERMRLTWQQVVMLAMYNLSLEGSGRQGYFRWKEDICAFIGRHWNFLLGSRKKTSTWWSTVAGCLSVGSPAFFRSGAQEFSEPGWWKLVHNRPPVLRGHAHKAAAAKLKGAACKSAAAAEAGVAAEGLRKRAGAGRNPVETAMQLKEKRSRTQEAKDIRRAQKEAGFAKAGGGGGGRSAGAVRRPADSLLEKGEVVDFSSLSSSDRTPLSSPSPSPSPDLSAPGTPASHSATPSLLSEADLIPDAMPPQALFHDDEEMEADAMIDPGMEYAPPPAASARKKLRLPPPHIKREADSDDDNDDDDDAGARRSHFDDAAGRRLSASHDIPERKRAARGDKSHGAPPLPRYAHAGPYEERALRRRLDACPLALAVTPQARRLRRKLMVRQAKRRQGLPLLDIDRALSLVGGAYAARPAAGDGRGAGGRDLRVLDRFQVKGGAGRGLPSPQLSFCCRLTGADGASEQSIKSPYTSRLLKAFIRRDYESRPPKMRLLAEIRAHAHRREPGWSPQADAPLDYCYVRPNHIPSVNAMCRHAFWPGVDLSECLQYPDFSVVALYKKVVVGFGFMVPDVKYNEAYVSFLLVHPEWRRAGIGTFMIYHLIQTCMGKDVTLHVSASNPAMLLYQKFGFQAEEYILDFYDKYYALDSADCRHAFFLRLRR
- the dzank1 gene encoding double zinc ribbon and ankyrin repeat-containing protein 1 isoform X1, which produces MTAGAVAAPRIIPIMQRDKLTSSKNRLDTSTLVCIQSDTAEAGLFFTLDGSKPGSGGRRYSSPFLLPSGRVCVRAVAATSDGRQSATVTKVFVVREAGPSQQQASPGERLHRDDDTTTSRWPQGSKVTGSQRPLPGPRVAPPAGVSELATCVWCDAQLPVDAGVCSRGHAPILQQLRPRPQAQVLCACCGRGNPADLSTCLTCDTDLHAEDSSHESNVSCSACRRPNRAHARYCDWCGAKRERAACEDPRAASCLDATPTSCHDISASTSQVAKGFPDDALAGPPASAAAERHAQSRQRSADGGRPPLTAVSPGRGYWRQQLDHVCAHLRSFTHNDAPFRTLLGEPRLGRMTSAVLEEDAGQVSLTLGFVRQNVAGEATHKMATAHQGSGSKASGGETVRLARTSADIGPLPLSQARDIQLLQELGPGHGGVGVVQRLLDQVRSSGRSGDRPPTTARPRPPGGGPRLLRRRRPSRRDHRRRQRAPRRPPASTAARRRRRPHIWPNTALHEAAALGPPGLDCARVLLSCNAGTAIRNKDGLTAYDVAAAAGCAAMMSLLDAVEGAGLTPS
- the dzank1 gene encoding double zinc ribbon and ankyrin repeat-containing protein 1 isoform X2 codes for the protein MTAGAVAAPRIIPIMQRDKLTSSKNRLDTSTLVCIQSDTAEAGLFFTLDGSKPGSGGRRYSSPFLLPSGRVCVRAVAATSDGRQSATVTKVFVVREAGPSQQQASPGERLHRDDDTTTSRWPQGSKVTGSQRPLPGPRVAPPAGVSELATCVWCDAQLPVDAGVCSRGHAPILQQLRPRPQAQVLCACCGRGNPADLSTCLTCDTDLHAEDSSHESNVSCSACRRPNRAHARYCDWCGAKRERAACEDPRAASCLDATPTSCHDISASTSQVAKGFPDDALAGPPASAAAERHAQSRQRSADGGRPPLTAVSPGRGYWRQQLDHVCAHLRSFTHNDAPFRTLLGEPRLGRMTSAVLEEDAGQVSLTLGFVRQNVAGEATHKMATAHQGSGSKASGGETVRLARTSADIGPLPLSQARDIQLLQELGPGHGGVGVVQRLLDQGADPDCCAGDGRPAATIAAVNGHHAVLPLLLQRGADVDRTSGPMKNTALHEAAALGPPGLDCARVLLSCNAGTAIRNKDGLTAYDVAAAAGCAAMMSLLDAVEGAGLTPS